The Deltaproteobacteria bacterium DNA window TGAACGATCCTTCACACCACCTCAGCCACTTTGAACACAAATTCAATTGACGGCCTTCTTCTCCCACAGATACTATATACTTATGGAAACTCCGATTTATTGTACCGGGGGGAAACTTATCTATAAGAGGGGCCACAGGTCCACGGTTCCCTCAGACTCCCTCCAAAGACTTCAACGCCCTGCGGTTCCCCCCGTTCTGCAAGCAGAATCGGGGGGAACCGCAGGGGATTGAAAGTCTTTGAAGGGGCGCACTGCCCGCGTCGGCGGCCTCGGGGGGCTGTACCGGGGATTCGGGCCGCAAAGGCGTAAAAAGATCCCGCCCGGCGCGGCCCGAACCCCCGCCACAAAAGTTTCCCCCAGGCGGACGGGCCGACGGTCGAAATTACGAGCGCATAGCGGCAAGGGGAGAGGAGGACGGTTACGCGAAGATGCAGCATGGCAGGTGGCTGCCGGTGTACACGGCCGCGGCTCTCCTGGCAGGGGCGCTCTGCACCGCTGTGGTATACTTCTCCCTCCACAGCAGTCTCCCTGCCGGTGAGAGAGAGGCGACGGTAAGCGACGGGGGGCTCGCCGGGCCATCGGAGTTGCGCAGCGCATCCGGGCGCGGGGGCGGCGACTTCCGCAGCCTCTACAGGCTCGGCCTCGTCTATTACAACCGCGAGGACTTCGACGGCGCCATAGCCCTGTGGAAGAGGGCCGCCGCCATGCTCCCGGAGGGCGACATGATGAAGACGACGCTCATGGACATCGTCAGGCGGGCGGAGAGGCGCAAGGCGCTCACAGGCAGGATGCGCGAGCTCGAAAAGGCAGTGGACCTCAAAGCCCCTCCCCTGGCCGAGGGCCTCGAGCTCGCCTCGCTCTACATCGCGGAGCGCCGCTTCTTCAGCGCCGGAGAACTCTACAGAGCCATGACGCAGGTCCACGCCGACGACCCGAGGCCCTGGGCCGGACTTGCAAAGCTCGTCTACCGCCAGGGCCGCATACTCTGGGCCGAGCGTTACGCCCGCAGGGCCATAGCTCTCGGGACAATAGACGAAGAAGTGATGCGCATCAACGACGAGATAGAGAAGCTCATCCCGCTCCTGGCCGAGGAAGGCTACGACGAGCTCGTAAAGAGGTCCCATCCGGCGGGATGAGACAGCCGGCGATGGCGCGATGAGGTTGCTTGGAAGCGCCCTGCTCTTCACCGTCGCGCTCCTGTCCCTCGGGCGCTCGCAGGCCGCCACGGAAGGGACCGACGCCGTACCGCGGGTCCACATCCCGCAGCGCACCGTCGAACTCGGCCGGTCCCAGCCTGGGGTCAAGCCCACGGGCAGCTTCACCATAGGCAACACCGGCTCGGCGCGGCTGAACATAATCGAGCTCAAACCCTCGTGCGGGTGCACCGTCGCCGAACCGGAGACGAAGACGATAGCCCCGGGCGAGGAGGTCGAAGTGACCGTCACCATCGACCCCCGAGGCAAGGCCGGCGGCTACCGCAAGACGGTGACCGTCAGGACCGACGATCCCGAGGAGCCGGTCGTCGAGGTGGTGGTGACCGGAGAGGTGGCCATAACGGAGCACGGCGAGGCTCCCGACAGGTCCGCCATCTTCACCGGCAAGTGCGCCGCCTGTCACGCCGAGCCGGCCTCGGGCAAAGAAGGCGAGCCGCTCTTCGAGGCCGTATGCGCCCTCTGCCACGGCCACTACGGCCTTGGCGGACCGGCGGCGGCGAGGATAAACGACCTCGACTTCGTAGAGAACCATGACGATTCGTACATAAGGACCGTCATCGCCGACGGTGTGTCCGGCACTTCCATGCCGGCCTTCGCAAAGGAGGCGGGAGGCCCGCTCGACACCGGCCAGATAGAGTCGCTCGTGGAGCTCATCCGGTGGTGGGAAGAGGGCTACGTCTTCAGGGACAACAGGAACTACATCGGAGGAGCAAGGTGAATGGTCGGAGATGGCAGGCGCTCGGCATGGCGCTCGCCGCCGCCGTGGTCGGCCTCGCCGTAGCGGTCAGGCTCGGCCACACCACCGGCGGCACCTTCGCCGGCACGGAGCACGGAGGCGCGGACACCACCTACCCCGACCGCGCCTACTACCCCTCCACCGACAACGTCACCGGTGTCTCCAGGGGACAGGTCGACGCATTCTACAACATCTACTACAAGAGGGGCGAATGCAACCACTGCCACGAACCCCACGCATCGGTGGGAGGGGGGCTCGAACCGGAGCCGAGTTCCCCGCCGGGACCGGGCAACTACCTCCTCTTCAACAACTATAACACCAAGTCCTCGCGGGTCGAGTTCTGCGGCACCTGCCACAGCGAACAGGACCCCGACGCAAACGGCGTGACCTTCGACACGCCCTACGACTTCAGCTTCAGGGGCGTCACCAAGTACTACGACTCGGCCCACTACAGCCGCAACATCCAGTGGCCCGGCGGCCAGTACGGATCGACGTACCCGGCCAAGAGCGCCTCCGAGGCCGGGGCCTGCGTCAACTGCCATACCCCCCACGGCTATCCCTACAGCTCCGATGATCCGGCCGTGGGAAGCGTGCCGGCCGGCACACCGTACCCCAAGCAGCTCGTAGAACTCACCGACATAAACAACAGGGACCCGTCTACCTCGCCCATAACGGGCTGGCCCAACGTGAGCGGCCGCGACCCCGACGACGCCGAGGACCTCTGCTACACCTGCCACGACGGCTCGCCCGTGCAGAACAAGGACCTCTCCATGTACAACCCTTACCAGAAGTGGGGGCTGCCCTACTACACGAGCGGCGCCACGTCCATAAAAGAGTCCTTCCAGCAGACCTACCACCATCCGGTGAAGGACAGCGAGCAGGCCGGCAAGACCTCCTACTACCACGCCGACGCCTCAAAGCCCCTGGACGTGCACAACAAGGTGGAGTGCACCACGTGCCACAACCCGCACCTGGCAAGCGGCAGGTGGGACGACGCTTCACCGGCGTGGCCCTCGCCGACGCCTGTCGTGCTGCCGGGCGTTACGCACGGCGCCTACCTCGACAACGTGGGGGCCTACGACTGGCCGCCGCCCTCCTGGGGGCTCAGCTATCAGCCCGGGGAGCTCTGGGGAGACGACCCGGAGGAGAAGATAAACGCGCTGATGAACAGATTCATCGGCATGGGCACCGGCGGATGGGAGTTCAACGTCCTGCGGGGCATACCCTACGGCGGCTCTCCGCCCTGGGACCAGGCGCCCAAGTACCAGCCGCCCTTCGGCGGCACGGCTGACGGCCAGTACCAGCCCGACGGCGACTCGCTGCCCGACTACATAACCTTCTGCCTGGACTGCCACCAGCACAAGCTCGGAAGCATCATGCCCATATACTGGGGCGCCGGCTTCCCTCCGGGCGTCAACCCCACGCAGTGCGACGGCATGTGGCCCTACGCCTGCGTCACCGCCACGGGCAGCGAGCCCCACGGCTTCGACGCCGCCAACCAGTCGCCCTTTTTGTGTTGCAACCCGCCGGGAAACGCCTGCGGCGACCTGACGACCGACCCTACCAGCCCCTTCTACGGCGAGCCGCGGGGCCGGGGCTACGCCGTCTTCAGCCGCCCGCCCTACGAGATGGCCGACAGGATAGCGGGCATAAACTACGTCCTCGCATGCACGGACTGCCACGAGCCCCACGGCTCGCCCGAGAACGGCCTGCTGAGAAAGCGGATCAACGCCTACGAGGGCTCCACCATACACAACGTCCTCTGCAACGCCTGCCACTACTACTACGGCGGCGCCATGACCTACGACGGCTGCGGCGGCGGAGGGCTCAAGGGCTGCGCCACGGCGTCGTGCCACCTAAACACCGTGCTCCACCGCATAGACAATAACACCGGCGGCGGAGGAGCCATAATCTACACGCCCACGGGATGCCCCAAACCCAAGTCCCTCGAGGTGCGCTTCGACATGAACTGGACGGCCGGAAGCACCAACGTGACCGACAATACCGGCAGGCTCGACGGCGTTGTGAACAACCCCTTCTCCACCATCCCCGGCGACGGCTACTTCCACGGCGACGGCTCAAGCCTCAACTACATAGAGTTCCTCAACGACGACTCGTGCCTGCAGA harbors:
- a CDS encoding tetratricopeptide repeat protein, giving the protein MQHGRWLPVYTAAALLAGALCTAVVYFSLHSSLPAGEREATVSDGGLAGPSELRSASGRGGGDFRSLYRLGLVYYNREDFDGAIALWKRAAAMLPEGDMMKTTLMDIVRRAERRKALTGRMRELEKAVDLKAPPLAEGLELASLYIAERRFFSAGELYRAMTQVHADDPRPWAGLAKLVYRQGRILWAERYARRAIALGTIDEEVMRINDEIEKLIPLLAEEGYDELVKRSHPAG
- a CDS encoding DUF1573 domain-containing protein — protein: MRLLGSALLFTVALLSLGRSQAATEGTDAVPRVHIPQRTVELGRSQPGVKPTGSFTIGNTGSARLNIIELKPSCGCTVAEPETKTIAPGEEVEVTVTIDPRGKAGGYRKTVTVRTDDPEEPVVEVVVTGEVAITEHGEAPDRSAIFTGKCAACHAEPASGKEGEPLFEAVCALCHGHYGLGGPAAARINDLDFVENHDDSYIRTVIADGVSGTSMPAFAKEAGGPLDTGQIESLVELIRWWEEGYVFRDNRNYIGGAR